A single genomic interval of Vulpes lagopus strain Blue_001 chromosome 19, ASM1834538v1, whole genome shotgun sequence harbors:
- the P2RY13 gene encoding P2Y purinoceptor 13, which yields MNTTGVKGVNGSERCPRDTRIAQLVFPAVYTVVFFTGILLNTLALWVFLHIPSSSTFIVYLKNTLVADLVMTLMLPFKILSDSHLGPWQLRAFVCRFSAVIFYETMYVGIILLGFIAFDRFLKIIRPFGKFFVQKPVFAKTASALVWLLLFLISLPNIILSNKEATPSSVKKCASLKGPLGLKWHGVVNYICQFIFWTVFVLMLLFYVVIAKKVYDSYRKTRSKDRKHNTKLEGKVFVVVAVFFVCFAPFHFARVPYTHSQTNSKTECRLQNLLFLVKETTLFLAATNICMDPLIYIFLCKKFTERLPCLRGRITTASSQENHTIQTDNITLS from the coding sequence ATGAACACCACGGGGGTCAAGGGAGTCAACGGGTCGGAGCGGTGCCCCAGGGACACGCGGATAGCACAGCTGGTGTTCCCGGCCGTCTACACGGTTGTGTTCTTCACCGGCATCCTGTTGAACACTCTGGCGCTGTGGGTGTTCCTGCACATCCCCAGCTCCTCCACCTTCATTGTCTACCTCAAAAACACCTTGGTGGCCGACCTGGTAATGACGCTCATGCTTCCATTTAAAATCCTCTCTGACTCCCACCTTGGACCCTGGCAACTCAGAGCCTTCGTGTGTCGTTTCTCGGCTGTCATCTTCTACGAGACCATGTACGTGGGCATCATACTGCTGGGTTTCATCGCCTTTGACAGATTCCTCAAGATCATCAGgccttttggaaaattttttgtaCAAAAACCGGTTTTTGCAAAAACGGCCTCGGCCCTTGTCTGGCTCCTTTTGTTCCTCATCTCTCTGCCAAACATCATCTTGAGCAACAAGGAAGCGACGCCCTCATCTGTGAAAAAGTGTGCCTCCTTGAAGGGTCCCCTGGGGCTGAAATGGCATGGAGTGGTGAACTATATATGCCAGTTCATTTTCTGGACTGTCTTCGTTCTAATGCTTCTGTTTTACGTAGTGATTGCAAAAAAGGTATACGACTCTTATAGAAAGACCAGAAGTAAGGACCGCAAACACAACACAAAGCTGGAAGGTAAAGTATTTGTTGTCGTGGCTGTATTCTTTGTGTGTTTCGCTCCGTTTCATTTTGCCCGAGTTCCATATACTCACAGTCAAACCAACAGTAAGACTGAATGCAGGTTGCAAAACCTGCTGTTTCTAGTCAAAGAAACAACTCTCTTTTTGGCAGCAACTAACATTTGCATGGACCCCTTAATATACATATTCTTATGTAAAAAATTCACAGAAAGGCTACCGTGTCTGAGAGGGAGAATAACCACAGCATCATCCCAAGAAAATCATACTATTCAGACAGACAATATAACTCTAAGTTGA
- the P2RY12 gene encoding P2Y purinoceptor 12, which yields MDNLTSVAGNGSLCTRDYKITQVLFPLLYTVLFFVGLITNSLAMRIFFQIRSKSNFIIFLKNTVISDLLMILTFPFKILSDAKLGTGPLRTFVCQVTSVVFYFTMYISISFLGLITIDRYQKTTRPFKTSSPNNLLGAKILSVVIWAFMFLLSLPNMILTNRRPRDKNVKKCSFLKSEFGLVWHEIVNYICQVIFWINFLIVIVCYTLITKELYRSYVRTRGVGKVPKKKVNIKVFIIIAVFFICFVPFHFARIPYTLSQTRDVFDCSAENTLFYVKESTLWLTSLNACLDPFIYFFLCKSFKNSLMNMLKCQNPATSLSHENRKKEQDGGDPSEETPM from the coding sequence ATGGACAACCTTACCTCTGTGGCTGGGAATGGCAGTCTGTGTACCAGAGATTACAAAATCACCCAGGTCCTCTTCCCACTCCTCTACACTGTCCTGTTTTTTGTTGGGCTCATCACAAACAGCCTGGCAATGAGGATCTTCTTTCAAATCCGCAGTAAatccaactttattatttttcttaagaacaCAGTCATTTCTGATCTTCTCATGATTTTGACTTTTCCGTTCAAAATCCTCAGTGATGCCAAGCTGGGAACAGGACCACTGAGAACCTTTGTGTGTCAAGTGACCTCCGTCGTATTCTATTTCACAATGTACATCAGCATTTCATTCCTAGGACTGATAACTATTGATCGCTACCAGAAAACCACCAGGCCATTTAAGACGTCCAGCCCCAACAACCTCTTGGGGGCTAAAATTCTCTCCGTTGTAATCTGGGCATTCATGTTCTTACTCTCTCTGCCCAACATGATTCTGACCAACAGGAGACCGAGAGACAAGAACGTGAAGAAATGCTCTTTCCTCAAATCAGAGTTTGGTCTGGTCTGGCATGAAATAGTCAATTACATCTGTCAAGTCATTTTCTGGATTAATTTTTTGATTGTCATTGTATGTTACACACTCATTACAAAAGAACTCTACAGGTCGTATGTGAGAACAAGAGGCGTAGGCAAAGTCCCCAAGAAAAAGGTAAACATCAAAGTTTTCATTATCattgctgtattttttatttgttttgttcctttccaTTTTGCACGCATTCcctacaccctgagccaaacccGGGATGTCTTTGACTGCTCAGCTGAGAACACTCTATTTTATGTTAAAGAGAGCACACTTTGGTTAACCTCTTTAAATGCATGTCTGGATCCATTCATCTACTTTTTCCTTTGCAAGTCCTTCAAAAATTCCTTAATGAATATGCTAAAGTGCCAGAATCCTGCAACATCTCTATCCCacgaaaacaggaaaaaagaacagGATGGTGGTGACCCAAGTGAAGAGACTCCAATGTAA